ACACGTAGTCCGCCAGCCGGATGGTCGCAACCGAAAGCGCGGGGTTCGCCTTGCGCAGAAGACCGGCAAGAAAGTCGAAGGAATCGGCCGAGTCGCTCCAGCCATGAACAATTACCAACATGTCAGTCTCCGAGCATTAGCGCGTTGAGCGTGCGATCGTTTTTTGTATGCGAGAAATTTCGACGGAGAGATGAGGCATACAAACCACGCGACGCTCATCATGATCAACGCCAATGTCCGGGCGATGACATCTGTCTCCCTCCTGAATAGGAGTCGGCGCGTGGCGATTTGTCTCACCCTCGGCGAAAACTCAAGGATGCAGTCTTACCAGTCCGAACAGCTCGGATCAAAATCTCGTTGCGCCGCGCACACCACAGACTGCGGATCGATTGCCAGGCGCTGCGCAGGCTGCGCTCCGCGCAGATATCCCGTGGGCTGAAAAAACCAGAATACCGTTTGCCATCCGAGGCGCGTCAACGGCGTGAATGCAAGGACTTCTGGCATGGAGGGATGGATTGACCCATCCGTTTGAAATTGGAACGCCGGATACAAATGCTGGTTGCGGAAAATCACGCCTAACAGGCGCTTTTCCTGCTTTAGATGACTCAGGTATTCCACGGGATCGGCATCACAGATGGCTACATTGAGACGCGAAATTACTTCAGCGGGTGTCAGCCACGATTGATCCCGTAAAAGATCATTGCGCACCTGGCGCGCGACTTCGAGGGGGTCAACGAATACCTTCGGTGTGTCCGATAGGGCGTCCAACGGCGGCCATGAAACGGGCTCTTCATCCTCGTTTTCTGAATCTTTCGATTTCATGCGGGATATCTCGATGGGCGTCGGGTGACGGTGTGGTCTGGCGATACATTGTGCCAGCGTCGTCGCACCGTTTGCGACACCAACTTCCAGATCTTCGGGATCGCTATACGCAGCGAAGAAGCCGTCGGATTGGCGCGCTGGATTGCGATGCTCAGGCGCCTTCCCAGCCGTGAATCGGGTGCTGGTCGAAGCGGTCAGAGTTACCCAAAACGCGCCCAAGTTTTGACTATCAGAATGACCTGATTGCACCTACCGGGCGCAGCGAAATTCGTTTCGCCCGCCGCGACTGCCAGAAGTCGTTTAACTACGAACTATGCCTAAACCGCGGCACGGTACACCGCGATCGGACTCGCCCGATTCGACGTGACAGTCCCTGCCGGCAACGGACGAATGGTGCCATCGCGTGCCGTCTTGAGGATCGCCTCCATCGCCGGACTAGCGACGGGAATAACCACTTCAAAACTGCAGGCACAGGTCAGCACAATTCGCGATCGACTGGTCCTGCCGTCGCGTTGCAAAATCGGGTGTGTGCAATGACGATGCGTAAACCTTACGTCCCGTAGTGCAGCGTGATTGTCATCGTTCTTGCTCTTGCCGAAAAACCCGATTGCGATGGTCATAGCGTTTCTCCTCAACCCTGTTTGGACTCGGCCCGAGCGGAGTCGTTTGAACATTCTGTCGTCGATATATGCAGAACAGCTGAGCGATCCATCGCCGGCCTCAAGCATCCTATGCGGCGAGCTTTTCTGCGGAGTTAGTTTGCAGGTACCGCATGCGCCGGGATATGGGCGGCGTCTGAATGTCGTGTAGGAAATTTCCTACATCGCAACTGATGCCGAATCGATTTTGTGGCGGCGACCTCCAGGGCAACCGGCAAAGGAATACGCCATGGCTTCGGCCTTCACGCGGCCGAACATGTGGTTTCCTTGAATCTGATCCTGGGATCTACGGGGTGCGCCAGTTCCCCGACCGCTGCGCTCTACCTCAATGCCGTAGGCATTGAGGTAGGCGAGTTCGCTACGAAGATTTGGCAGTACCATCGCCGCCCATTTCCTCGAGGCGGTAATTCGTCTCGGAGGCGACTACCTTTCGAGTTTTACTTACTTTCTGGATTGGCAAAATCGCTCGCGACGGGCGCGGTCGTAGCGCTCGATATCCAGCAGTTGTATCCCACACTGGGCGGGTTCACGACGAGGAACGTGCTCACCGCATTCTTGAAATCCAGGCCGATCTGGAAACGTACTACCCTATCCGGGAGTGCGGCAGGATGGAACGCACCGAAGGCGTAGACACCGGCGAGTCCCAGTGCCCACATCTTGACGGAAAGCTCGACCGGCCTGGGGGAAACGGGTGACAGAAACATGGATGTGGCCGACTCGATCAAGGTTTTCGGGTCGATCGAATAGCTCGTCGAAACCCGCATGCCGACATAACGGGAACTTGGCTGCTTGAGTTGTGCAGTGCAGTCCTTGTCGTGCGCCGGGTCTTGAGATCCCGTGGACAGTAACGCTCGCACATGAGTCAACGTGAGCGATACCTTGCCGGATTGTTCCGAGCCGTCTGCCCAGGCGGATGAGCCGCAGAATGCGGCGAGCAGGGCGAGGGTGGCGGCAGAAGCGGATTTCTTGATGGACATAGTCTCTCTCCAGTGAGTGGGGAAATGAACACGGCACATCCCGACGATCTTCTGCACAGAACGTGCAGCGAATGCAGGCAGCGCTATGACTGCCACTATTCAAAGGACTAGGCACAAGGACAAATGTCTCACCTGGCAAGTCACGCAGGCTTTGGATGAGCGCGCTCCAGTGACCTTGCCGAAATTTAGTCTGCCCAGCGAATTGTGTTGGCATTCGGTCATATTTGTAAGCCAGAATGCGCTCGTCCTTAACGGGCTTTAATACCGGCATCTCTTTCGTTCTGGGGTCTTTTCAATGTCATTGGGAATCATGGCGCGCTGCGCCTTTGTCGTTCTGTGCGCGAGCGTGCGTCTGGCTTGGGCCGATACCGCGATCTTCATCAACGAAATTCATTACGACAACGTGGGTGCCGATACCGGGGAAGGTGTCGAAATCGCCGGACCCGCCGGGACCGACCTCACCGGCTGGAAGGTTATTCCCTACAACGGCAGTGGTGGGGGCCTTTACGCGCCAGACGCGACAGTGACCCTCTCCGGCCTCATTCCCACGACCTGCGGCGGCTACGGTGTCATTTCGGTACCGATCGTCGGACTGCAAAATGGTGCGCCCGATGGCTTGGCGTTGGTCGACAGCCACGGTGTTGTCATCCAGTTCTTGAGCTACGAAGGCATGTTTACCGCGACCAACGGACCGGCGTCCGGTTTACTCAGTTCCGACATCGGCGTTTCGGAAAGCGGTTCGGGTGCAGTCGGTCTGTCGCTGCAACTGTCGGGTAACGGCACCCAATACAGCAACTTCACGTGGCAAGCTGACGCAGCGTCGACGTTCGGTGCCTGCAATACCGGACAAACCTTCGGCACACCGCCTGATATCGCCCCGGCGATTACCAGTACGCTGCCCGCCAACGGCGCGACAAATGTGGCGCTGAATGCCTCGCTGTTGCTGACCTTCTCCGAAGCGGTGACCTTGACCAGCACCGCCGCCGATGTGCTCTGTACGAACAGCGGGTCGCACAGTGTCCTCATCAGTGGCACCGGGAATGCCTACACGCTCAATCCCGAGACCGACTTTGCGGTGGGAGAGAACTGTACGGTCACGATCGCCGCCGACCAAGTGACGGATCTGGACGGTATGCCAGACACCATGGCGCAGGACTACAGCTTCAGCTTTGCGACCGTACCGGGGGATGTGCCACCCACGGTCGCGACCACTGCGCCGGCGCTCGGCGCGATCGGTTTTCCGCGGGCTGCGAATCTGCAGATCACGTTCTCGGAGCCGGTGGCATTGGATACGAACTGGTTTCAGCTGAGCTGCGATGCCAGTGGTGTGCACACGGCCGTAGTGACGGGTAGCGGTGCGCTGTACACACTGAATCCGGATATCGATTTTGCAGCGATCGAACACTGCACGTGGATCGTCCTAGCCGATCACGTATACGATCTCGACGGCACGCCGGACGCGATGACGGCAAACGTCACCATCACGTTCGACACCGCGGCCGGTGCGACGGACTATTACGCGGGCGTGGATACCAGTAGCGGTCCTGCGCTGGAAGCCTGGTTGCACAACCGGATCAAGGATCACACCGCGTATCCGTATTCGGGTGGCACGACCAATACCTGGACGATCCTGCGTGCGGCGGATGAGGATCCGATGAACACGAACAACGTCGTCGACGTCTACAAGAACGTGTCGTATCCCAAGACCAGCAGCAGTCTCAATCGCGAACACACGTGGCCGAACTCCTACGGGTTCAATGACATTACCGCGGTGGGTGGCAATCCCTACCCTCCCTACACCGACTGCCACATGCTTTACATGGCCGACAGCTCGTATAACGAGAGTCGCAGCAACAAGCCGTACGGCAACTGTGCCGGAACCGGCACTTGCGTGGAGAAGACCACCCAGCTCACGAATGGCTTGGGTGGTAGTGGCCACTCGAACCTGACGTCATCGACGCGGTGGGAGACGTGGGATCACCGCAAGGGCGATGTGGCACGTGCGATCTTGTACATGTCGGTGCGGTATGACGGGGGAACGAACACGCAAGGACAGGCCGAGCCAGACTTGCGTGTCACGGACAATGCCAATCTGATCCAGACGACGGCGTCGGGCGTGACCGTTGCGATTGCCTATATGGGCATGCAGTCCAATCTGCTGGATTGGAATGATCTGGATCCGCCGGACCAGGGCGAGCAGTTACGAAACGAAGTGGTGTATTCCTTCCAGCACAATCGCAATCCGTTTATCGATCATCCGGAATGGGCGCGTTGCGCGGTTGCGAATACGAACTGTCCGGTGATTGTCGATGAGATTTTCCATGGCGATTTTGAGACTCCGGTCGCGACGGTGCTTGTTCATTAGCGGCGCGGCCGTGTAAATGACGCGCCGAATCAGGTCGTGATCGGCTTGAGCTGCTGCCGTTGCGCCTCGCCCCTCATCGACGTCTAGCGTCAAAACCGATAACGGCGGGCGCGCAAGTCGCCGCTGTACCCGTGTGTCTCACCCACCACGGGAAACGCAGACGACCGCGCGCGGCGCCGCGAAAACGTATATCACACTCACCGGTGACGCACCGAGAGCATAGTCATTTTGCGTCGCGTAAGCGGCAAATCGATATTTCCTGTCTATTTACAGAACGGGGCAATATTGGGACACCTATTACTGTCGAGTTTCACGTGGGATTGAGCTGGCACCTTCATCAAAGCTTGTGCTGCCGTCTGCCTTGCCACGACAGACTTTAGGAGACATTTCGCGGCTCAGTCTTGGGCGAAATCAACAGGCGCCCATATCGCGATGCGTGCGGCACACGCAAACTTCGGGTGCAGAAAGCTTGCGCCACCTGGCACAGGAACTTGGCGACGGAGCGCTCGGGGATTTTCGCTTGTCGCCCTGAGACTATTGCCGCTCTGCCAACTCTCTTATCTCAACTACGTGAGTTTGGCACTCAATGGCTACGCTGCAAGAATTTCTTAGTGATGAAGTGGTTTTACTACTTGCGGCGCTGTGCGCGTGCTTTTTTTCAACTTCTCACAGGTCGAAGCAATACGGCCGCGCTCCTGTATGGACGCATGCCAGACGGTAGCCAGTATTTCAGTCCCGAACCTGTCCAACTTCTGGTCGCAACGGTGGCTGGCGCGTCTTGTTCCGAAATCCGCACAAACATCGTCAAATAAATTGTAGTCGCCAATTGACCACATTTTGAAAAGGGATACTTATGCTGGCCTGGGGGAAAAGCGTTTCAAAACCTTTTCGAGATCGAGTTCTGGAAATTGGCGTAAACCTCGCGATCGACCCGAGCTATCTCATGGCGTGCATCGCGTTTGAGAGTGCGCGCACTTTCAGCGCGTCGATAGTGAATGCAGCAGGGAGCGGTGCCGTTGGACTGATTCAATTCATGCCACCTACGGCGCAAGCGCTGGGCACAACGACCAAGAAACTCAGCACCATGAGCGCCGTTGCCCAACTCGACTACGTTGAGAAATATTTTGCGCCGCAGAAAAACAAGCTCAAAACGCTTCCAGACGTCTACATGGCGATTCTTTGGCCGGCGGCTGTTGGGAAGCCAGGCAGCTTCGTGCTGTTTGATCGATCGGATCAAGCGAATCCGAAAAGATACGTGCAAAACGCCGGCCTCGATTACAACAAAGATGGACTCATCACGAAGGATGAAGCAAGCCGTCGCGTGGCTGAGGTGTTGCAGATCGGTTTGCAGCCTGACAATGCGAGTAATTGAGAATAAGAAAACTGTATGGCGCCCGCCATCCCACACGGTGTACTCGTGTTTCTTCAATGACACGTCAAGCACCCCTCGGTAACGCAGGATAAACAGTGATGTCAAACCTAACTCAAATGTCAGCCAACGATATTGTGGCGATTGCATCTGCAGGCGTCATGGGCCTTGCCGCTCTCGTCGTCGTGGGCACTCTCTTTAGGCCAAAAGCACCACAAGCACGCGTGCTATGGATGTGCATTGCGGTTCTCCTTCTCGGAGCTGTCGTCCAATTGGCGGACAAATGGATGCAGTACTTTGTCAACGGGAAGCATTTTTTGACGGTCAATATCACGCCTACGCCTAGTACATTTTCGTACTTCATCTCTAATGAAGAATCGGGCGGGCTTCAAAGCAAGCCTTATATATGGCTAGCTGGAGGGCCTTCGCAGTGTGTTCCGAATCAGTCGGGATACGATCCGGCCTATAAGGATTGCCCCGGGTTCGATCAAACCTTTCCATTGCTATCGAACAGCGATGTCATCGATGTGTCGGTCGAAGCCATCATGGTGGAGCTCCATGGTCGGCTCTTAAAAGCGCAGTTGGCCAGTCGCTCAAACGCGAGTCAGCTCGCGTCTCTGACGGTCAAAGACGATCGCGAATCGCAGATTAGCCAAGATCTCTCTACTTCTGTAAAGGCGCATTGATCCATGTACCTCAGAACCCTCCTCTTACTGCTCACAATCATTGGTGCGGCTGACGCTATGTGCTGCCCAAGCACGGCGACTTCGTCAGCTACCAACAAAGCGTTAGATGCCGTAAAAAACGCCAGATATTCGAGTGACATTGCGACGGCGGAAAAGCTTCTAGAGCCTGTGCTCAAGGCGGACCCCGACAACGTGCGAGCTCTGTATACACAAGGGCTCATTCATATTGACAAGAAGGAGTTCGCTGACGCGGAAGCGTCGGTATCCAAGGCTGCACAGATCCAGCAAGAATGTGCGGCAACGATCACCTCGCCCGACTATAGCGTGTACAACACGCTCGGCTGGGTTCAGATGATCCAAGGAAAGAACAAAGAAGCAGAAGACAACTATCTCAAGGCAATAAAGCAAATTGGTGCATCGAACCCTCAGTCCTTGATGCGGGCAAATAGCAATCTCGGATACCTGTATTTTGCGGAAGGCCGTTTCGCTGATGCGAGGCCGTATTTGAGCGAGGCATCGGCGGCAGGCTCGAAAGGTGCGGAAACTACGCTTAAGCAGCTGACAGACGCGCAAGCGCAGTACGACAAGGCTATCGCGCCCCGCGTCTTCGTGCAGGTGTCGGATCACGCACCTAAAGAGACCGGTCAAGCCGCCATCCAAACGCTTAAAGCGCTGCACTACAACGTGCCTGATCTTCAGATCGTGAATTTGGTGCCTAACACCGATGAGGTTCGTTATTTCCACGATGATGATAAGGCGAGGGCAGAGGCCCTTGCTCTGCAACTGACGACCGCTAACCTAGGGAAATTCAACGTCAAAGATTTCGTGGGAAAGACGCCGGGTGTGACGGTTCCGGAAAAGCAATTTGAAGTGTGGTTTGCCAACGGGAAAAATTAGTGGCACGCGTCGGCGATGATTTCTGAGCTGCCTGCGCGGCAGTGAACGATCGTGTGGATGTGTCGACCGCTATCAGTGTTTTCTGAGCTGCCTGCGCGGCAGTGAACACCACCGGCAAGCCGCTCGTGATCGACATCAATTTCTGAGCTGCCTGCGCGGCAGTGAACGCAGTGGGGCGCCACCGAGATCGGCATCAACTTTTCTGAGCTGCCTGCGCGGCAGTGAACAGTCAACGCACAACTTTCAAGGCTCCGATAATTTTCTGAGCTGCCTGCGCGGCAGTGAACTTTCGCTACGTGGCGATCACCGAGTACGACTTTTTCTGAGCTGCCTGCGCGGCAGTGAACAGCCTGCGCTTTCCGCCCGGCCAATGGATGATTTTCTGAGCTGCCTGCGCGGCAGTGAACCATTTGATGGGTATTTTTGCACGCGCGGAGCGCAATCTTTCTGAGCTGCCTATGCGGCAGCGAACGACACCACTCGCCGTGGCTTATCGTTTCAACCTTTCTGAGCTGCCTATGCGGCAGCGAACGATGGGGCGGATGCTGTCGCTGTCGCAGTGCATTTCTGAGCTGCCTATGCGGCAGCGAACTTACTGCTGCACTCAAGCCCGTCATGGCGATGTTTCTGAGCTGCCTATGCGGCAGCGAACGTTGAGCCTGAAGTGATTTGCGACGTGATACCTTTCTGAGCTGCCTATGCGGCAGCGAACCCTTTACTCTTCGTCGCCGCTTTGGGCCTCAATTTCTGAGCTGCCTATGCGGCAGCGAACGCATCCGTCATCACACGCCTCGACGACGTGAATTTCTGAGCTGCCTATGCGGCAGCGAACGCTTCCGCCGCCCGCAAGCATGTGGCGCCCTTTTTCTGAGCTGCCTATGCGGCAGCGAACATGCGTTACCTGCTCAAGATGATTTTCAATGTTTTCTGAGCTGCCTATACGGCAGCGAACAGCCTATGGCGCTTGCCCGGCACGCTGTGGGCTTTCTGAGCTGCCTATGCGGCAGCGAACACTGCGCGTAATCGACGCCACAAACATCGTCCTTTCTGAGCTGCCTATGCGGCAGCGAACACACACCGTGCTCCCGGTTGGCGGCAGCACCTGTTTCTGAGCTGCCTATGCGGCAGCGAACGAAAAGCCGTTACCTTCGTATGTCCGCCCGGTTTTCTGAGCTGCCTATGCGGCAGCGAACATGGTGTCGCGGTGCAATCGCCCCCGGTTGGCTTTCTGAGCTGCCTATGCGGTAGCGAACGGTCGGGGTATAAGCACGCGCGCGACAAACGTTTTCTGAGCTGCCTATGCGGCAGCGAACCCTGCGCCCGGTGCAGCGCATGCACTACCACTTTTCTGAGCTGCCTATGCGGCAGCGAACACGCCGGCGTGCGCGGTGATCTGGCGCGTGACTTTCTGAGCTGCCTATGCGGCAGCGAACCTCCATGGGAAACACCGCGAACGTACGCTTCTTTTCTGAGCTGCCTATGCGGCAGCGAACATGCGCGACGCACACGCGCGGTTTGACGAATTTTTCTGAGCTGCCTATGCGGCAGCGAACCGATGCGCGCGCTGGCTCTAATCAGCCGCTCATTTCTGAGCTGCCTATGCGGCAGCGAACAGCAGGTTGAAGCTTACCGGGGGGCTTTGGAATTTCTGAGCTGCCTATGCGGCAGCGAACTAGGCGCAGCAGAACGCGCGGCGCATTTTACTTTTCTGAGCTGCCTATGCGGCAGCGAACCAGAACGGGCGCGGGGGCATCCGGGCGGCAACTTTCTGAGCTGCCTATGCGGCAGCGAACGACCTGGTCACCACGGTGACCTCGGAATTCAATTTCTGAGCTGCCTATGCGGCAGCGAACTCGAGATGACGATGAAAGGCTTCGACTCGGAATTTCTGAGCTGCCTATGCGGCAGCGAACGCGAACCCAGCGATGCTTTGCGGCGGCGACATTTTCTGAGCTGCCTATGCGGCAGCGAACCTGGGAGCGGCGGCGGTATGGGCTTTTCCGTGTTTCTGAGCTGCCTATGCGGCAGCGAACAATGCGCCCTGATCCTCAACAACATGGGTGATTTTCTGAGCTGCCTATGCGGCAGCGAACCGCGCGCGCTTATTCCAGAGCCGCTGGCCGTATTTCTGAGCTGCCTATGCGGCAGCGAACCGATCGGGCATTTCATTGTGCTGGTCGGTCATTTTCTGAGCTGCCTATGCGGCAGCGAACATGGTCTTCGTGGTTCACGTCTTTCTCCTGACTTTCTGAGCTGCCTATGCGGCAGCGAACTCATTTCTCCTTCCCTTTCTTCGACCACCAGTTTTCTGAGCTGCCTATGCGGCAGCGAACGTAGCAGGTATGGCTTTGTCAACGTAGATCGTTTTCTGAGCTGCCTATGCGGCAGCGAACTGGCGTCAAGGTATGCACGAACGTCGGCATATTTTCTGAGCTGCCTATGCGGCAGCGAACTTTCGGCTGCGGTAGGGTATGGCGTGTTTCCTTTTCTGAGCTGCCTATGCGGCAGCGAACGCCTCTATCTTGCGCTGATCCATACCGAGCACTTTCTGAGCTGCCTATGCGGCAGCGAACCCAACGCGGTCGCTCAATGTGATTTTGTAAGTTTTCTGAGCTGCCTATGCGGCAGCGAACTCGGCGCATCACCGCTCACGCGGATCTGCATCTTTCTGAGCTGCCTATGCGGCAGCGAACGGCATCCGGGCAGCGACGGCTGATATTCTCGTTTTCTGAGCTGCCTATGCGGCAGCGAACGTGCGGGGTGCCGCAAAACGGGCATTTTACGATTTCTGAGCTGCCTATGCGGCAGCGAACCTATGTCGATCCTGAAAATCGCACATGGTACTTTTCTGAGCTGCCTATGCGGCAGCGAACGATTACTTGCGCGAAATGCAATAGCACGGGAATTTCTGAGCTGCCTATGCGGCAGCGAACCCGAGCACAAGCCCTCCGAGCGGCCACACTTTTTTCTGAGCTGCCTATGCGGCAGCGAACATCGTAGGTTTCGCCGCGGCCGCCGGGGAAACTTTCTGAGCTGCCTATGCGGCAGCGAACCCAAAGCGGCGCAGCGAGTGTACGCGCTCGACTTTCTGAGCTGCCTATGCGGCAGCGAACGATTCTATCGATGCGCTAACTGCCCGCGTTGCTTTCTGAGCTGCCTATGCGGCAGCGAACTCGTGCGCCGATCAAACCGTAACGCTCTGCCATTTCTGAGCTGCCTATGCGGCAGCGAACGAAAGCAAGTGCGGCTAGCAGTAGTGTCGAACTTTCTGAGCTGCCTATGCGGCAGCGAACACGAAGATCCGATCAACAGCAACAACGCTTAGTTTCTGAGCTGCCTATGCGGCAGCGAACTGCTGCTCGTCTGTTGGATACACGTGCTGATTTTTCTGAGCTGCCTATGCGGCAGCGAACCCTTTGAGGTCAACCGCAGCACCTTTGGTGTCTTTCTGAGCTGCCTATGCGGCAGCGAACATGTCCGGGCGCGATGTGGCCAGCGTCCATGATTTCTGAGCTGCCTATGCGGCAGCGAACACCTGCGGAAATCGAAGCCGTACTCAAGACATTTTCTGAGCTGCCTATGCGGCAGCGAACGGCTACCGCACGGGGATGACCCCGGATGCGCATTTCTGAGCTGCCTATGCGGCAGCGAACGAAATGTGTCCCGATGTCAAGTGGGTGTCACATTTCTGAGCTGCCTATGCGGCAGCGAACACGTAGGCAGCATTGTGATCACCTGGACAACCTTTCTGAGCTGCCTATGCGGCAGCGAACGATAGCCGCCTTTATGGCCCACTCGCGCCGGTTTTCTGAGCTGCCTATGCGGCAGCGAACTCAGGAACCAGATGCGTGTATATCTCCGTCGTTTTCTGAGCTGCCTATGCGGCAGCGAACGCCCGATTACGCATCCAAGCTGTTCAAGAAGTTTTCTGAGCTGCCTATGCGGCAGCGAACCGTATCTGTAGCGCTGCGGAGATCTTTCTTCATTTCTGAGCTGCCTATGCGGCAGCGAACACAATCGGGCAATGCCGCCGCACACGCGTTAATTTCTGAGCTGCCTATGCGGCAGCGAACCAATCGCCAGCCGCGTAGTGCGCCAGTCTATATTTCTGAGCTGCCTATGCGGCAGCGAACGAACGCGGTGAACAAACCTTCGACGACGTCGGTTTCTGAGCTGCCTATGCGGCAGCGAACGGCTGGCGTCGGATCGGTCACTGTGACATTCGTTTCTGAGCTGCCTATGCGGCAGCGAACTGTATTCGCCGATATACATCGCGCGCTGTAGCTTTCTGAGCTGCCTATGCGGCAGCGAACAAAGTCGGTGTATTTAAGCGGCTTGAATTTCATTTCTGAGCTGCCTATGCGGCAGCGAACTTTCCTTCGATGGCGACGCCGGTAGATCCGTTTTTCTGAGCTGCCTATGCGGCAGCGAACGGTTGTCGCTTGTCACCGGGCCGGGCAGCAATTTTCTGAGCTGCCTATGCGGCAGCGAACTCCTGAATCTTTTTTGCGACGTATGGTTCGCATTTCTGAGCTGCCTATGCGGCAGCGAACTGACGGGGCAGCTCAGCCACGCCGCCAACGTATTTCTGAGCTGCCTATGCGGCAGCGAACCGGTGGGTAAAGTCGTCGCGAATTTCACGGCCTTTCTGAGCTGCCTATGCGGCAGCGAACCGAACGCGCTCATCCGGCCACCTCGTCAGCAATTTCTGAGCTGCCTATGCGGCAGCGAACCTCACCGCCGACCAGGTGGCGCAGTGGCTGATTTTCTGAGCTGCCTATGCGGCAGCGAACTTGGTCGAATCCGCCGAGGCGGATGCGCAGCTTTTCTGAGCTGCCTATGCGGCAGCGAACGCCGCAGTGGACGTGGTGTATGACAGCCGATATTTCTGAGCTGCCTATGCGGCAGCGAACAATTGACCGAGTCATCAGCGTGGAATTTATCGTTTCTGAGCTGCCTATGCGGCAGCGAACAACGAGAACCTATACACATCATTGTGCAGCAATTTCTGAGCTGCCTATGCGGCAGCGAACACAGCCACGCTTTCGACCTCGCATGCAGTCCATTTCTGAGCTGCCTATGCGGCAGCGAACGCGCGCTGGCGGGCATACTTTGCGGGTTTATATTTCTGAGCTGCCTATGCGGCAGCGAACCATCCGGGACTATATTGATTCTCAATTTTGACTTTCTGAGCTGCCTATGCGGCAGCGAACTCATCATCACTCAGCGGCACATACCCATCTATTTTCTGAGCTGCCTATGCGGCAGCGAACCGTGCGTTGTCTTGTGCCGACAGCGGCAACGTTTTCTGAGCTGCCTATGCGGCAGCGAACGAGGCATGGGACGAAGAGAATGGCGAAGAGTTTTTCTGAGCTGCCTATGCGGCAGCGAACATGCTTGCCGCAGTTCAGCAGCGCCGCCATCTTTTCTGAGCTGCCTATGCGGCAGCGAACGAGGGCAGCAACGCCTACGGCGGCTGGTGGCATTTCTGAGCTGCCTATGCGGCAGCGAACGCTTGGGTCATGGCGCTGAGCATCACGCAGATTTTCTGAGCTGCCTATGCGGCAGCGAACCGGTATGGCTCGGTCGTGCCTTCGGAAATTGATTTCTGAGCTGCCTATGCGGCAGCGAACAGCGGCATCGCCAGCAACGCGGCGGCGACTACTTTCTGAGCTGCCTATGCGGCAGCGAACCGTGGGTCGACCACAGCAAGTATTGGAGCATCTTTCTG
The sequence above is drawn from the Pseudolysobacter antarcticus genome and encodes:
- a CDS encoding endonuclease, with the translated sequence MSLGIMARCAFVVLCASVRLAWADTAIFINEIHYDNVGADTGEGVEIAGPAGTDLTGWKVIPYNGSGGGLYAPDATVTLSGLIPTTCGGYGVISVPIVGLQNGAPDGLALVDSHGVVIQFLSYEGMFTATNGPASGLLSSDIGVSESGSGAVGLSLQLSGNGTQYSNFTWQADAASTFGACNTGQTFGTPPDIAPAITSTLPANGATNVALNASLLLTFSEAVTLTSTAADVLCTNSGSHSVLISGTGNAYTLNPETDFAVGENCTVTIAADQVTDLDGMPDTMAQDYSFSFATVPGDVPPTVATTAPALGAIGFPRAANLQITFSEPVALDTNWFQLSCDASGVHTAVVTGSGALYTLNPDIDFAAIEHCTWIVLADHVYDLDGTPDAMTANVTITFDTAAGATDYYAGVDTSSGPALEAWLHNRIKDHTAYPYSGGTTNTWTILRAADEDPMNTNNVVDVYKNVSYPKTSSSLNREHTWPNSYGFNDITAVGGNPYPPYTDCHMLYMADSSYNESRSNKPYGNCAGTGTCVEKTTQLTNGLGGSGHSNLTSSTRWETWDHRKGDVARAILYMSVRYDGGTNTQGQAEPDLRVTDNANLIQTTASGVTVAIAYMGMQSNLLDWNDLDPPDQGEQLRNEVVYSFQHNRNPFIDHPEWARCAVANTNCPVIVDEIFHGDFETPVATVLVH
- a CDS encoding transglycosylase SLT domain-containing protein, whose protein sequence is MLAWGKSVSKPFRDRVLEIGVNLAIDPSYLMACIAFESARTFSASIVNAAGSGAVGLIQFMPPTAQALGTTTKKLSTMSAVAQLDYVEKYFAPQKNKLKTLPDVYMAILWPAAVGKPGSFVLFDRSDQANPKRYVQNAGLDYNKDGLITKDEASRRVAEVLQIGLQPDNASN
- a CDS encoding tetratricopeptide repeat protein gives rise to the protein MYLRTLLLLLTIIGAADAMCCPSTATSSATNKALDAVKNARYSSDIATAEKLLEPVLKADPDNVRALYTQGLIHIDKKEFADAEASVSKAAQIQQECAATITSPDYSVYNTLGWVQMIQGKNKEAEDNYLKAIKQIGASNPQSLMRANSNLGYLYFAEGRFADARPYLSEASAAGSKGAETTLKQLTDAQAQYDKAIAPRVFVQVSDHAPKETGQAAIQTLKALHYNVPDLQIVNLVPNTDEVRYFHDDDKARAEALALQLTTANLGKFNVKDFVGKTPGVTVPEKQFEVWFANGKN